In Lacibacter sp. H375, one DNA window encodes the following:
- a CDS encoding MATE family efflux transporter, with translation MTTTNNRNRLSYIYQTFKQSLNGEEQDYTQGSIRKAVFLLAIPMILELSLESVFAVVDMFFVGKLGKNAIATVGLTESVIMIVYSVAIGLSTAATAVVARRIGEKNPDAAAHAGAQAMVLGISVAIVISIVGVIYASEILQLMGAASDVVKEGAIFTRIMLGGSVVILLLFLINGIFRGAGDAAMAMKSLWIASLLNIILCPILIHFMGLKGAAIATVLGRSSGVAYQCWHLFKGSGLLQMKKKHFHFDGPLIRSLTTIASPATFQFIIATGSWIVLAKLVAESGGTTASAGYQIAIRNVVFFILPAWGLSNAAATLVGQNLGAKEIQRAEQSVLLAAKYNAIFMSFVTVLFVFFATPIIRIFSQEEAVVAYGARALQIIGAGYIFYGIGMVMVQALNGAGDTKTPTVINFICFWLFQIPLAYLLAKGLDLKSTGAFIAIPVAETLIALMAWYYFKKGKWKSVQV, from the coding sequence ATGACGACGACTAATAACCGTAACAGGCTATCATATATCTATCAAACATTTAAACAATCACTTAATGGTGAGGAGCAGGATTATACACAAGGAAGTATCCGCAAAGCTGTGTTTCTCCTAGCTATTCCCATGATCCTTGAGCTGAGTCTTGAAAGCGTATTCGCAGTAGTGGATATGTTCTTTGTAGGCAAGCTCGGTAAGAATGCTATTGCCACCGTTGGCTTAACAGAATCGGTGATCATGATCGTTTACTCTGTTGCCATTGGCTTAAGTACCGCTGCCACAGCTGTTGTAGCAAGACGAATTGGTGAAAAAAATCCGGATGCTGCGGCACATGCCGGTGCACAGGCAATGGTGCTGGGCATCAGCGTTGCTATTGTGATCAGTATCGTTGGTGTTATTTATGCAAGCGAGATTTTACAGTTAATGGGCGCTGCAAGTGATGTTGTAAAAGAAGGTGCAATTTTCACCCGCATTATGTTGGGCGGAAGTGTTGTCATTCTTCTTCTGTTTCTGATCAATGGTATTTTCAGGGGAGCAGGTGATGCTGCTATGGCCATGAAAAGTTTATGGATCGCCAGCTTGTTGAATATCATCCTCTGCCCCATTCTTATTCATTTTATGGGTTTGAAAGGTGCTGCTATTGCTACTGTACTTGGCCGAAGTTCAGGTGTGGCTTATCAATGCTGGCATTTGTTTAAAGGCAGTGGTTTATTGCAAATGAAAAAGAAACATTTTCATTTCGATGGTCCATTGATCCGATCACTCACAACTATTGCATCACCTGCAACCTTTCAATTTATTATTGCAACAGGCAGCTGGATCGTATTGGCAAAATTAGTTGCGGAAAGTGGCGGCACCACAGCATCAGCAGGTTACCAGATTGCCATCCGTAATGTGGTGTTCTTTATATTACCTGCATGGGGATTGAGTAACGCAGCAGCAACTTTGGTGGGACAAAACCTTGGTGCCAAAGAAATACAACGTGCAGAGCAAAGTGTTTTGCTCGCAGCAAAGTATAATGCCATTTTCATGAGTTTTGTAACAGTACTGTTTGTATTCTTTGCCACACCAATCATCCGCATCTTTTCACAGGAAGAAGCCGTTGTTGCTTATGGTGCAAGAGCATTGCAGATCATTGGTGCAGGTTATATTTTTTATGGCATTGGCATGGTGATGGTGCAGGCGCTCAACGGTGCCGGTGATACCAAAACACCAACAGTGATCAATTTTATTTGCTTCTGGTTGTTCCAGATACCGCTTGCTTATTTATTAGCTAAAGGACTTGATCTGAAATCAACCGGTGCATTCATTGCCATACCCGTAGCAGAAACGTTAATTGCATTAATGGCCTGGTATTATTTCAAGAAAGGCAAATGGAAATCAGTACAGGTATAA
- a CDS encoding PsbP-related protein — protein sequence MKKLVVALILVVSSAAAWAQPARIPVNDLNTGTNNKPNNNTTNSPNTPTTTSSELKKYSDPKGRFTIGYPGDWNFDDKLGTAVFKITSPAENGEDKFFQYLNLQIEELNSGTTVDDYVKTNMDAVKDFVKGYREVSSMFFNRNGSRAYQIIYKGKPGEMTYDVQIKQLFCINNGKGYVLTYISKEGERDAYETTANKIFNSFKF from the coding sequence ATGAAAAAGTTAGTCGTAGCCCTTATCCTTGTTGTGTCTTCAGCTGCTGCATGGGCGCAGCCCGCACGTATTCCGGTGAATGACCTGAATACAGGTACTAACAACAAACCAAATAATAACACAACAAACTCTCCCAATACACCCACTACAACCAGTAGCGAGTTAAAAAAGTATAGCGATCCGAAAGGCCGGTTTACCATTGGCTATCCCGGCGATTGGAACTTTGATGACAAATTGGGAACAGCTGTTTTTAAAATAACCTCGCCGGCAGAGAATGGAGAAGATAAATTTTTCCAGTACCTGAACCTCCAGATCGAAGAATTAAACTCCGGCACTACAGTTGATGATTATGTAAAAACGAATATGGATGCGGTAAAAGATTTTGTGAAAGGTTATCGTGAAGTTTCTTCGATGTTCTTTAACCGGAATGGTTCACGTGCTTACCAGATCATTTACAAAGGCAAGCCTGGCGAAATGACTTATGATGTGCAGATTAAACAATTATTCTGTATAAATAATGGTAAAGGTTATGTGCTTACTTATATAAGTAAAGAAGGAGAACGTGATGCATATGAAACAACTGCTAATAAAATATTCAACTCGTTCAAATTCTAA
- the mreC gene encoding rod shape-determining protein MreC, with translation MRNLFAFIRRFSVLLFFLLLQVVSMSLLFRYNKFHQAAYMDTAGEITGSIEKQYSKVSGYFSLKKENEALRKRLAEVQNKLSENFQSPDTTQRIVTDSIPVDTTGVLRKYLYMEAAVVNNSVAQPNNYFTIHRGSKQGVQPGMVVITASGVAGVVLDVTENFATAMSMLNKQSRISARLKKTGESGRIEWDGKNPRIVQLRDIPKSVKLGKGDTVITSQYSDFPSGIMIGVIEKVLLEKSTNNYLLYVRPANDFSNLQNVFVVANLQREEQLELEKRIKQKK, from the coding sequence GTGCGGAATCTTTTTGCTTTTATCAGGCGTTTTTCGGTTTTGTTGTTTTTCCTGCTTTTACAGGTAGTGAGTATGTCTCTGCTTTTCAGGTATAATAAATTTCACCAGGCAGCTTATATGGATACTGCTGGCGAAATAACCGGCAGTATAGAAAAACAGTACAGCAAAGTAAGTGGCTACTTCAGTCTTAAAAAAGAAAATGAAGCGCTGCGTAAACGATTGGCTGAAGTGCAAAACAAACTTTCTGAAAATTTTCAAAGTCCAGATACTACACAACGGATTGTTACAGACTCAATTCCTGTAGACACCACAGGTGTTTTGCGTAAGTATTTATATATGGAGGCGGCAGTTGTAAATAATTCTGTTGCTCAGCCAAATAACTATTTCACCATTCATCGGGGTAGTAAACAAGGTGTGCAGCCGGGTATGGTGGTGATCACTGCAAGCGGTGTGGCAGGGGTGGTACTTGATGTGACGGAAAATTTTGCAACTGCAATGAGCATGCTTAATAAGCAAAGCCGCATTAGTGCTCGGTTAAAGAAAACAGGTGAAAGTGGCCGCATTGAATGGGATGGGAAAAATCCAAGAATTGTACAGCTGCGTGATATACCAAAAAGTGTAAAGCTTGGGAAAGGTGATACTGTTATAACGAGTCAGTATTCAGATTTTCCCTCGGGCATTATGATTGGCGTTATTGAAAAAGTGTTGCTCGAAAAGAGCACGAATAATTACCTGTTGTACGTTCGCCCTGCAAACGACTTCAGCAATTTGCAGAATGTATTTGTGGTGGCTAACCTGCAACGAGAAGAACAACTTGAACTTGAAAAACGTATCAAGCAAAAGAAATGA
- a CDS encoding rod shape-determining protein: MGLFNFFIQEIAMDLGTANTLIIHNDEIVVNEPSIVALDRNNPKNVLAVGKKALMMHEKTHESIRTVRPLKDGVIADFNAAELMIRELIKLVLTKKPLFAPKWRMMICIPSSITEVEKRAVRDSAEQAGAQEVYLLHEPMAAALGIGIDVEEPVGNMIVDIGGGTTGITVIALAGIVCDQSIRIAGDEFTADIMEALRRYHSLLIGERTAEQIKIQIGAAMKELDSPPDDIPVNGRDLVTGIPKQIMVSYQEIAEALDKSIFKIEEAILKALEMTPPELAADIYRRGIYITGGGALLRGLDKRLNQKIKLPVHIADDPLKSVVRGTGIALKNYNRYPFVMRN; the protein is encoded by the coding sequence ATGGGACTCTTCAACTTTTTTATTCAGGAAATAGCAATGGACCTGGGTACCGCTAATACCCTCATTATACATAACGATGAAATTGTGGTGAATGAACCATCCATCGTAGCACTAGATCGTAATAACCCCAAGAATGTGTTGGCAGTGGGTAAGAAGGCATTGATGATGCATGAAAAAACCCATGAAAGTATCCGCACTGTTCGTCCGTTGAAAGATGGCGTAATTGCCGATTTCAATGCGGCTGAGTTAATGATCCGTGAACTCATCAAATTAGTATTGACCAAAAAACCGTTGTTCGCCCCCAAATGGCGAATGATGATCTGTATACCTTCCAGCATTACCGAAGTAGAAAAAAGAGCTGTGCGTGACAGCGCAGAGCAGGCAGGTGCACAGGAAGTATATCTTCTTCATGAACCAATGGCAGCTGCTCTTGGTATTGGCATTGATGTGGAAGAACCGGTTGGTAATATGATCGTTGATATTGGTGGCGGTACTACCGGAATTACGGTAATTGCACTTGCCGGTATTGTTTGCGACCAAAGTATTCGTATTGCAGGTGATGAATTTACGGCTGATATTATGGAAGCCCTCCGTCGCTATCACAGTTTACTTATTGGTGAACGTACAGCCGAACAGATCAAAATACAGATCGGTGCTGCAATGAAAGAACTCGATAGTCCGCCCGATGATATTCCCGTGAATGGTCGTGATCTTGTAACGGGTATTCCTAAGCAGATTATGGTGAGCTACCAGGAAATTGCCGAAGCATTGGATAAGAGCATTTTCAAAATTGAAGAAGCTATCCTGAAAGCACTTGAGATGACTCCTCCTGAGCTGGCTGCTGATATTTACCGTCGTGGTATTTACATCACCGGTGGTGGTGCCTTGCTCCGTGGCTTAGATAAACGTCTCAATCAAAAAATCAAATTACCTGTTCATATTGCTGATGATCCGCTGAAAAGCGTGGTAAGAGGCACAGGTATTGCACTTAAAAATTACAATCGCTATCCGTTTGTGATGCGCAACTGA
- a CDS encoding hemerythrin domain-containing protein has translation MKRYNIFNQVHKGLRALLYETIIKLQQTDFTDAEDADEAVQQVKIVLDLFDEHAHTEDTFILPAIVEYEPSVVDVFAQEHVQDLALSNKLNGLLQAFSLTISPDSKRDIGAAVSTAVFEFMLFNLAHMKKEEDVLNKLLWRYYDDEVLHGITMNIIANVPADKMPLYNKWMMRGLSNTEIIGWLKQVKNNAPEFVFNAYVDLAENELAECRWQKIQEQLTEGAMLA, from the coding sequence ATGAAACGTTACAATATTTTCAACCAGGTACACAAGGGGCTCCGTGCATTACTTTATGAAACCATCATAAAACTGCAGCAAACAGATTTTACCGACGCAGAAGATGCTGATGAAGCTGTTCAGCAGGTGAAGATCGTTCTTGATCTGTTTGATGAACATGCACACACAGAAGATACGTTTATCCTCCCCGCCATTGTAGAGTATGAACCATCAGTTGTTGATGTGTTTGCTCAGGAGCACGTACAAGATCTTGCACTCAGCAATAAACTCAATGGTTTGTTGCAGGCTTTTTCACTAACAATTTCTCCCGATTCAAAACGTGATATTGGCGCTGCTGTTAGCACTGCTGTGTTTGAATTCATGTTGTTTAACCTTGCGCACATGAAGAAAGAAGAAGATGTGCTGAATAAATTACTATGGCGCTATTATGATGATGAAGTATTGCACGGAATTACCATGAATATTATTGCAAACGTTCCTGCTGATAAAATGCCTTTGTACAATAAATGGATGATGCGTGGACTTTCTAACACCGAGATCATTGGTTGGCTGAAGCAGGTAAAAAACAACGCACCTGAATTTGTCTTTAACGCATATGTTGACCTGGCAGAAAATGAACTGGCAGAATGTCGTTGGCAAAAAATACAGGAACAACTTACAGAAGGCGCAATGCTCGCTTAA
- a CDS encoding peptide MFS transporter produces the protein MSETTAQKGHPKGLWVLFGTEMWERFNYYGMRAVLVLFMTKALLFDKAFASNLYGSYTSLVYLTPLIGGYIADRYWGNQRSIIAGGIVMALGEFLLFFCGSTYSSSPELSSLLFFSGLGLMIAGNGFFKPNISSLVGQLYPKNDKRIDPAYTIFYMGINVGGALGPFICGLVGDTGDPADFKWAFLAGGIGMLISVAVQLMFHKKYVLGPDNKVLGLTPANSPAIWIKPIAIILGLAAFSALAIGMLYIDAKVVSYMTYLLAGSAILIFVMVMTDKTLNKFEKNRVIVLFTVVFFVIFFWSAFEQAGASLTFFAEEQTQRDLGFFTVPASWFQSLNSIFVVAFAPVFAWLWIKLGKNEPSAPTKMAIGLFLLAIGYLWIAFGVKNVGTGIKVSMIWLTGMYALHTWGELCLSPIGLSLANKLAPFKYASLLMAVWFLGNAFANKLAGVLSALYPDGKTKTFLGYEMSNNYDFFMLFVVMAGVASLILFLLTKKLQTMMHTDQQ, from the coding sequence ATGAGCGAAACAACCGCACAAAAAGGGCATCCGAAAGGCCTTTGGGTTTTATTCGGCACAGAAATGTGGGAACGATTCAACTATTATGGCATGCGTGCCGTACTGGTTTTATTCATGACAAAAGCATTGCTGTTCGATAAAGCATTTGCCTCTAATTTATATGGCAGTTACACCAGTCTCGTTTACCTCACTCCTTTGATTGGTGGTTATATTGCAGATCGTTATTGGGGCAACCAACGTTCGATTATTGCCGGTGGTATTGTAATGGCCTTAGGTGAATTTTTATTATTCTTTTGCGGTTCAACTTACTCTTCTTCACCTGAATTATCTTCTTTATTATTCTTTTCCGGCCTCGGTTTAATGATTGCCGGTAATGGTTTTTTCAAGCCGAATATTTCGTCGCTCGTTGGGCAACTATATCCTAAGAACGATAAAAGAATTGACCCTGCTTATACCATCTTCTATATGGGTATTAATGTGGGTGGTGCTCTTGGTCCGTTTATTTGCGGACTTGTTGGCGACACCGGCGACCCTGCTGATTTCAAGTGGGCATTCTTAGCCGGCGGTATTGGTATGCTGATAAGTGTGGCGGTGCAATTAATGTTTCATAAAAAATATGTGCTTGGTCCCGATAATAAAGTGCTTGGTCTTACCCCGGCAAATTCTCCAGCAATCTGGATAAAACCAATTGCTATTATCCTTGGCCTTGCAGCTTTCTCGGCATTAGCGATCGGCATGCTTTATATTGATGCCAAAGTAGTAAGCTACATGACTTATTTGCTTGCCGGCTCAGCGATCCTGATTTTTGTGATGGTGATGACTGACAAAACTTTGAACAAATTTGAAAAGAACAGGGTGATTGTTCTTTTCACAGTTGTATTTTTTGTGATCTTTTTCTGGAGTGCCTTTGAACAGGCCGGTGCGTCACTTACGTTCTTTGCCGAAGAGCAAACCCAACGTGACCTTGGCTTTTTTACTGTTCCAGCAAGCTGGTTCCAATCACTTAACTCAATATTTGTAGTAGCGTTTGCCCCGGTTTTTGCATGGTTATGGATCAAACTTGGCAAAAACGAGCCTTCCGCTCCAACAAAAATGGCCATTGGTTTATTCTTACTTGCCATTGGATATTTGTGGATCGCATTTGGTGTAAAGAATGTTGGCACAGGAATTAAAGTAAGTATGATCTGGTTAACCGGTATGTATGCGTTGCACACCTGGGGTGAGCTTTGCTTGTCGCCGATCGGTTTATCATTAGCTAACAAACTGGCTCCATTTAAGTATGCATCGTTATTGATGGCCGTTTGGTTTTTAGGTAACGCATTTGCGAATAAACTCGCTGGAGTATTAAGTGCTTTATATCCCGATGGAAAGACTAAGACATTCCTGGGGTATGAAATGAGTAATAATTATGACTTCTTCATGCTTTTTGTAGTCATGGCAGGTGTAGCATCGCTCATTCTCTTTCTCCTTACAAAGAAATTACAGACGATGATGCATACAGATCAGCAATAG
- a CDS encoding rod shape-determining protein MreD, translating to MSNLLRNIIRLILFTLVQVFVLNQVPPLHQYITPYIYFLFILWLPFNISRGSLLLVSFICGISLDLFTKTPGLHAAACVLIGYLRPFLINLLVPQQGVEFNYREPSVASLGFTQYITYVSALTLFHHGWLFTIQAFQFGNILYLLLKTLGSTVVSLLLITVIEIIFIRKQKFLTNT from the coding sequence ATGAGCAACCTCCTGCGAAATATCATCCGTTTGATCTTATTCACGTTGGTACAAGTATTTGTACTTAACCAGGTGCCGCCTTTACATCAGTACATCACACCCTACATTTATTTCCTGTTTATTCTTTGGTTGCCTTTTAATATCAGCCGTGGCAGTTTGTTGTTAGTGTCGTTTATTTGCGGTATCAGTCTCGATTTATTTACAAAAACTCCTGGTCTGCATGCAGCAGCTTGTGTATTGATCGGTTACCTTCGTCCTTTTCTTATTAATTTATTAGTGCCACAACAAGGAGTTGAATTCAACTATCGTGAACCTTCTGTTGCAAGTCTTGGCTTTACTCAATATATCACATACGTTTCAGCACTCACGCTGTTTCACCATGGTTGGTTGTTTACCATCCAGGCTTTTCAATTTGGCAATATCTTATATCTTTTATTAAAAACTTTAGGCTCTACCGTAGTAAGTTTGTTGTTGATAACAGTAATTGAAATTATCTTTATACGAAAGCAGAAGTTTTTAACCAATACCTGA
- the purD gene encoding phosphoribosylamine--glycine ligase: MNILLLGSGGREHALSWKFVQSPLCDELYIAPGNAGTALCGTNISLRVDGDFEAMEQFCRDKQIHLIVVGPEDPLVKGVYDHFEEAHKSNPFSEGWLGVIGPSKYAAQLEGSKAFAKAFMERYNIPTASYKEFTDENFDEGREYLMSHALPVVLKADGLAAGKGVIICTNHLEAVAEFDMMINQHKFGDAGKKVVIEEFLNGIEVSVFVLTDGKNYCILPEAKDYKRIGEGDTGLNTGGMGAVSPVPFADDVFMQKVKERIIEPTINGFNQEGFVYKGFVFIGLIKVNNEPYVIEYNCRMGDPETEVVIPRLKNDLVEMLVSTAKGEVDQIKIEQDPRFAVTMVAVSGGYPGDYIKGYEITGLDQSNAETVIFHSGTLEEEGKIVSNGGRVLTVTSFGKDVAESVARSKQVLEGIRFMKMYYRSDIGYEFITTN; this comes from the coding sequence ATGAATATACTACTGCTTGGCTCCGGTGGCCGTGAACATGCCTTGTCCTGGAAATTTGTACAAAGTCCTTTGTGCGACGAATTGTATATCGCACCTGGCAACGCCGGCACTGCTTTGTGCGGCACGAATATCTCTTTACGGGTGGATGGTGATTTTGAAGCGATGGAACAGTTCTGTCGTGACAAACAGATTCACCTGATAGTTGTAGGTCCCGAAGATCCTCTGGTGAAAGGAGTATACGATCATTTTGAAGAAGCACATAAATCCAATCCATTTTCAGAAGGATGGTTGGGTGTCATAGGCCCATCAAAATATGCAGCCCAGCTCGAAGGAAGTAAAGCCTTTGCTAAAGCTTTCATGGAGCGCTATAATATACCCACTGCTTCATACAAAGAATTTACTGACGAGAATTTTGATGAAGGCCGTGAATATCTCATGAGCCATGCATTGCCCGTTGTGTTAAAAGCCGACGGTTTAGCAGCAGGTAAGGGAGTGATCATTTGTACCAATCATCTGGAAGCGGTTGCTGAATTTGATATGATGATCAATCAACACAAATTTGGTGATGCAGGTAAGAAAGTGGTGATCGAAGAATTTCTGAATGGTATCGAAGTGAGCGTATTTGTCTTGACCGATGGCAAAAACTATTGCATTTTACCTGAAGCCAAGGATTACAAACGTATTGGCGAAGGCGACACTGGTCTTAACACGGGCGGTATGGGCGCAGTAAGCCCGGTACCTTTTGCAGATGATGTGTTTATGCAAAAAGTAAAAGAAAGGATCATTGAGCCGACAATTAATGGGTTTAATCAAGAGGGTTTTGTATACAAAGGTTTTGTCTTTATCGGTCTCATTAAAGTGAACAACGAGCCGTATGTAATTGAATATAACTGCCGCATGGGCGACCCCGAAACAGAGGTGGTAATTCCACGACTGAAAAATGATCTTGTTGAAATGCTTGTTTCAACAGCAAAAGGAGAAGTTGATCAAATCAAGATCGAGCAGGACCCACGTTTTGCAGTGACAATGGTAGCTGTAAGCGGCGGGTATCCAGGTGATTATATCAAGGGCTATGAAATTACCGGCCTCGATCAGTCAAATGCTGAAACAGTTATTTTCCATTCAGGAACTTTGGAAGAAGAAGGCAAAATTGTGAGTAATGGTGGCAGGGTTTTAACGGTTACTTCTTTCGGAAAAGATGTAGCTGAATCGGTAGCAAGATCAAAGCAGGTATTGGAAGGAATACGCTTCATGAAAATGTATTACCGCAGTGACATTGGTTATGAGTTTATAACAACTAACTGA